A genomic region of Bombus pyrosoma isolate SC7728 linkage group LG6, ASM1482585v1, whole genome shotgun sequence contains the following coding sequences:
- the LOC122568417 gene encoding uncharacterized protein LOC122568417, whose translation MAEPRKVVDVPVGATNVRLEEIEPSKSRIVGSFRNVRCGGHEGVARNDKSESGGSQHTGTSHEGFAYIDDERFSERKLGTRTKQDMEVKKHDNVKKGEVVIDTENITNLTLTIVLERDEANDALNFPKNFEPQPPANGTEFTLVGMDAVRYIQKIQEDAEAASKRRPPINK comes from the exons ATGGCAGAGCCGAGGAAAGTAGTGGACGTCCCGGTCGGCGCGACCAACGTCCGGCTAGAGGAGATCGAGCCCTCTAAATCCAGGATAGTG GGATCGTTTAGGAATGTTCGATGTGGCGGGCACGAGGGCGTGGCTAGGAACGATAAGAGCGAGTCAGGAGGTTCTCAGCATACCGGGACCAGTCACGAAGGATTTGCTTATATTG ACGACGAACGTTTCTCTGAACGGAAATTGGGAACTCGGACGAAGCAAGATATGGAAGTAAAGAAACACGACAACGTGAAGAAAGGCGAGGTCGTGATCGACAcggaaaatattacaaatttaacgCTCACCATCGTCTTGGAACGCGACGAAGCAAACGACGCCCTCAACTTTCCTAAGAATTTCGAGCCCCAACCGCCAGCCAATGGCACGGAATTTACTTTGGTTGGTATGGATGCGGTCAGatatatacagaaaattcAAGAGGACGCCGAAGCTGCTTCGAAACGACGTCCACCaataaacaaataa
- the LOC122568606 gene encoding A disintegrin and metalloproteinase with thrombospondin motifs 6-like, with amino-acid sequence MHPGNMYVTKRWSECSRNSLKSYIETGLGFCLEDEQQNHEFPSTDLLPGVVYDADDQCRIQYRSDARQCDLGMWCYGMKCLLVGERPGVVDGGWGSWSAWSRCSRSCGSGVAFSVRRCINPSPSNGGAYCRGDRKRHKICATKPCDVDAPSFRDVQCSEFDNWIFPEDGKLHRWTAYKLPEDLQASENPCGLYCLSETNVVASLRPRVIDGTTCYRSIRDICIGGVCREIPCDLNMESNAVEDACGVCRGNGTSCSLKGAVITIGPASRECNYPILPLDDFFPFRNIVARFIVLAGL; translated from the exons ATGCATCCAGGCAACATGTATGTCACGAAAAGATGGTCCGAGTGTTCGAGGAATTCGCTGAAATCGTATATCGA GACAGGTTTGGGATTTTGTTTGGAAGACGAGCAGCAAAATCACGAGTTTCCCAGCACGGACCTTCTTCCAGGTGTAGTGTACGACGCGGATGACCAATGTCGGATACAGTACAGGTCTGATGCACGGCAATGCGACCTGGGCATG TGGTGTTACGGAATGAAATGTCTGTTGGTCGGAGAACGACCAGGAGTCGTAGACGGTGGTTGGGGTAGCTGGTCAGCTTGGAGTCGATGCTCCCGAAGCTGCGGTTCCGGTGTGGCTTTCTCAGTCAGACGATGTATCAATCCTTCGCCATCCAACGGCGGGGCTTACTGTCGCGGTGACAGAAAACGTCATAAAATATGCGCCACCAAG CCGTGCGACGTTGACGCGCCGTCCTTCCGCGACGTCCAGTGCAGCGAGTTCGATAACTGGATCTTTCCAGAAGACGGGAAACTTCACCGATGGACCGCTTACAAGCTACCCGAGG ATCTACAAGCTTCGGAAAATCCGTGCGGCCTTTACTGTTTAAGCGAAACGAACGTGGTGGCCTCGCTTCGGCCGAGAGTCATCGACGGGACCACCTGCTACAGGAGTATTCGGGACATCTGCATCGGAGGTGTCTGTCGAGAGATTCCCTGCGACCTGAATATGGAGTCGAACGCTGTGGAAGATGCGTGTGGCGTCTGTAGGGGTAATGGCACTTCGTGTAGCCTGAAGGGGGCCGTGATAACGATCGGTCCGGCGTCTCGTGAGTGTAATTACCCGATTCTTCCTCTAGATGATTTCTTCCCTTTTCGAAATATCGTCGcgcgttttatcgtattagcCGGCCTTTAG